One Nicotiana sylvestris chromosome 12, ASM39365v2, whole genome shotgun sequence genomic window carries:
- the LOC104239949 gene encoding interactor of constitutive active ROPs 2, chloroplastic-like isoform X1: protein MDVGVAQRNMQTPKSRNISVEVPQRKSPAPKTARKLKIPGSDADSLSAPNPATSTPKDRGVKVVGRRSPRNPVVEKKNPTKDTELETELAQLQDELKKVKDQLTSSESLKRKAQIEAEEAKKQLAAMSEKLEESEKQLVELSDSEDARILELRKISQDRDRAWQSELEAVQKQHEYDSAALASAMNEIQKLKSQLDRVADSEANQARHAESAYAEIQSLRVELMETLTLVEKLRNQLNDSKESEACALEEMSKAQMQLEIAKMTEDTLRLEGLKAMEACKSLSLELEQSKNQVATLEELVSELQTAQGTVDGVNEEAEELKTEVSNLKLEVSQLRTALEVSERRYQEEYIQSTLQIRSAYELVEQSKSESAQREAEWDAKLKVAKAELEELKEKLMNKEAKLQNISDENKELNMQVEKIQSADRESELVAVLKESESTLGDLRASLLDKETELQNIKEENEMLKSEIKKRETEGRKVNDETLAVAEAVKGVERETLMKLGHLTDESSRKAARVTEQLDAAHNANSEMEAELRRLKVQADQWRKAAEAAAAMLSTGNNGKYVERTGSLDYHTIGGKLDSPLSEDTDDDSPKKKNGNMLKKIGVLLKKGQK, encoded by the exons atggatgtag GTGTTGCTCAGAGGAATATGCAGACACCAAAATCAAG GAATATTTCTGTGGAGGTTCCACAAAGGAAATCTCCTGCACCAAAAACAGCTCGAAAGCTCAAAATTCCAGGGTCGGATGCTGATTCATTGTCAGCTCCAAATCCAGCTACCAGTACACCTAAAGATAGGGGTGTCAAAGTTGTTGGCCGCCGTTCTCCACGAAATCCAGTGGTGGAG AAGAAGAATCCAACCAAAGATACTGAACTGGAAACCGAGCTTGCTCAACTCCAAGATGAGCTGAAGAAAGTAAAGGATCAGCTCACTTCATCGGAATCATTAAAGAGGAAGGCTCAAATAGAGGCAGAGGAAGCTAAGAAGCAGCTTGCAGCCATGTCAGAGAAGCTCGAGGAGTCCGAGAAACAACTAGTTGAGCTCTCCGATTCTGAGGATGCTCGAATCCTGGAGCTACGCAAGATCTCACAAGATCGAGATCGAGCATGGCAATCTGAACTCGAGGCTGTCCAGAAGCAGCACGAATATGACTCAGCTGCTCTTGCTTCCGCCATGAATGAAATCCAGAAGCTTAAAAGTCAATTGGACAGAGTGGCTGATTCTGAAGCCAATCAAGCTCGCCACGCTGAATCAGCTTATGCTGAGATTCAAAGCTTAAGGGTAGAACTTATGGAAACCCTTACATTGGTCGAAAAACTGAGAAACCAGCTAAACGATAGCAAAGAATCTGAGGCTTGTGCGCTTGAAGAAATGAGTAAAGCTCAGATGCAGCTAGAAATAGCAAAGATGACCGAGGATACTCTACGTTTGGAAGGTCTAAAAGCAATGGAGGCTTGCAAATCCTTGTCGTTGGAGTTAGAACAGTCAAAGAATCAAGTAGCTACATTGGAGGAACTTGTCAGTGAGCTCCAAACCGCTCAAGGTACCGTAGATGGAGTTAATGAGGAAGCCGAGGAactcaaaactgaggtcagtaaTCTAAAACTTGAGGTAAGCCAACTGAGAACTGCATTGGAGGTTTCGGAAAGAAGATATCAGGAAGAATATATCCAAAGCACTTTGCAGATTAGAAGTGCCTATGAGTTAGTTGAACAATCAAAGTCTGAATCAGCTCAGAGAGAGGCTGAATGGGATGCGAAGTTAAAGGTTGCAAAAGCGGAGTTGGAAGAGTTAAAGGAGAAACTGATGAACAAAGAAGCTAAGCTACAAAACATTTCGGACGAAAATAAGGAGCTAAATATGCAAGTTGAGAAAATACAGTCTGCTGATAGAGAATCTGAATTAGTAGCTGTACTGAAGGAATCAGAGTCAACTTTGGGAGATTTGCGGGCGAGTTTATTGGACAAAGAGACAGAGTTGCAGAATATTAAGGAGGAAAATGAGATGCTGAAGTCAGAAATCAAGAAGAGGGAAACCGAGGGTAGAAAAGTGAATGATGAAACTCTTGCTGTGGCAGAAGCCGTGAAAGGTGTAGAAAGAGAGACTCTGATGAAGTTAGGACATTTGACAGATGAAAGTAGCCGAAAGGCAGCACGTGTTACCGAGCAGTTGGATGCAGCACACAATGCTAACTCCGAGATGGAAGCCGAGTTGAGGAGGTTAAAAGTGCAAGCTGATCAGTGGAGGAAAGCTGCTGAGGCAGCTGCAGCTATGCTTTCAACCGGCAACAACGGGAAATATGTAGAGAGAACAGGTTCTTTAGATTACCATACTATTGGTGGGAAGCTGGATTCTCCATTATCTGAAGATACAGATGATGACTCGCCGAAGAAGAAGAATGGCAACATGTTGAAAAAGATTGGTGTTTTATTGAAAAAAGGCCAGAAGTAG
- the LOC104239949 gene encoding interactor of constitutive active ROPs 2, chloroplastic-like isoform X2 — translation MQTPKSRNISVEVPQRKSPAPKTARKLKIPGSDADSLSAPNPATSTPKDRGVKVVGRRSPRNPVVEKKNPTKDTELETELAQLQDELKKVKDQLTSSESLKRKAQIEAEEAKKQLAAMSEKLEESEKQLVELSDSEDARILELRKISQDRDRAWQSELEAVQKQHEYDSAALASAMNEIQKLKSQLDRVADSEANQARHAESAYAEIQSLRVELMETLTLVEKLRNQLNDSKESEACALEEMSKAQMQLEIAKMTEDTLRLEGLKAMEACKSLSLELEQSKNQVATLEELVSELQTAQGTVDGVNEEAEELKTEVSNLKLEVSQLRTALEVSERRYQEEYIQSTLQIRSAYELVEQSKSESAQREAEWDAKLKVAKAELEELKEKLMNKEAKLQNISDENKELNMQVEKIQSADRESELVAVLKESESTLGDLRASLLDKETELQNIKEENEMLKSEIKKRETEGRKVNDETLAVAEAVKGVERETLMKLGHLTDESSRKAARVTEQLDAAHNANSEMEAELRRLKVQADQWRKAAEAAAAMLSTGNNGKYVERTGSLDYHTIGGKLDSPLSEDTDDDSPKKKNGNMLKKIGVLLKKGQK, via the exons ATGCAGACACCAAAATCAAG GAATATTTCTGTGGAGGTTCCACAAAGGAAATCTCCTGCACCAAAAACAGCTCGAAAGCTCAAAATTCCAGGGTCGGATGCTGATTCATTGTCAGCTCCAAATCCAGCTACCAGTACACCTAAAGATAGGGGTGTCAAAGTTGTTGGCCGCCGTTCTCCACGAAATCCAGTGGTGGAG AAGAAGAATCCAACCAAAGATACTGAACTGGAAACCGAGCTTGCTCAACTCCAAGATGAGCTGAAGAAAGTAAAGGATCAGCTCACTTCATCGGAATCATTAAAGAGGAAGGCTCAAATAGAGGCAGAGGAAGCTAAGAAGCAGCTTGCAGCCATGTCAGAGAAGCTCGAGGAGTCCGAGAAACAACTAGTTGAGCTCTCCGATTCTGAGGATGCTCGAATCCTGGAGCTACGCAAGATCTCACAAGATCGAGATCGAGCATGGCAATCTGAACTCGAGGCTGTCCAGAAGCAGCACGAATATGACTCAGCTGCTCTTGCTTCCGCCATGAATGAAATCCAGAAGCTTAAAAGTCAATTGGACAGAGTGGCTGATTCTGAAGCCAATCAAGCTCGCCACGCTGAATCAGCTTATGCTGAGATTCAAAGCTTAAGGGTAGAACTTATGGAAACCCTTACATTGGTCGAAAAACTGAGAAACCAGCTAAACGATAGCAAAGAATCTGAGGCTTGTGCGCTTGAAGAAATGAGTAAAGCTCAGATGCAGCTAGAAATAGCAAAGATGACCGAGGATACTCTACGTTTGGAAGGTCTAAAAGCAATGGAGGCTTGCAAATCCTTGTCGTTGGAGTTAGAACAGTCAAAGAATCAAGTAGCTACATTGGAGGAACTTGTCAGTGAGCTCCAAACCGCTCAAGGTACCGTAGATGGAGTTAATGAGGAAGCCGAGGAactcaaaactgaggtcagtaaTCTAAAACTTGAGGTAAGCCAACTGAGAACTGCATTGGAGGTTTCGGAAAGAAGATATCAGGAAGAATATATCCAAAGCACTTTGCAGATTAGAAGTGCCTATGAGTTAGTTGAACAATCAAAGTCTGAATCAGCTCAGAGAGAGGCTGAATGGGATGCGAAGTTAAAGGTTGCAAAAGCGGAGTTGGAAGAGTTAAAGGAGAAACTGATGAACAAAGAAGCTAAGCTACAAAACATTTCGGACGAAAATAAGGAGCTAAATATGCAAGTTGAGAAAATACAGTCTGCTGATAGAGAATCTGAATTAGTAGCTGTACTGAAGGAATCAGAGTCAACTTTGGGAGATTTGCGGGCGAGTTTATTGGACAAAGAGACAGAGTTGCAGAATATTAAGGAGGAAAATGAGATGCTGAAGTCAGAAATCAAGAAGAGGGAAACCGAGGGTAGAAAAGTGAATGATGAAACTCTTGCTGTGGCAGAAGCCGTGAAAGGTGTAGAAAGAGAGACTCTGATGAAGTTAGGACATTTGACAGATGAAAGTAGCCGAAAGGCAGCACGTGTTACCGAGCAGTTGGATGCAGCACACAATGCTAACTCCGAGATGGAAGCCGAGTTGAGGAGGTTAAAAGTGCAAGCTGATCAGTGGAGGAAAGCTGCTGAGGCAGCTGCAGCTATGCTTTCAACCGGCAACAACGGGAAATATGTAGAGAGAACAGGTTCTTTAGATTACCATACTATTGGTGGGAAGCTGGATTCTCCATTATCTGAAGATACAGATGATGACTCGCCGAAGAAGAAGAATGGCAACATGTTGAAAAAGATTGGTGTTTTATTGAAAAAAGGCCAGAAGTAG
- the LOC104239949 gene encoding interactor of constitutive active ROPs 2, chloroplastic-like isoform X3 — MNISVEVPQRKSPAPKTARKLKIPGSDADSLSAPNPATSTPKDRGVKVVGRRSPRNPVVEKKNPTKDTELETELAQLQDELKKVKDQLTSSESLKRKAQIEAEEAKKQLAAMSEKLEESEKQLVELSDSEDARILELRKISQDRDRAWQSELEAVQKQHEYDSAALASAMNEIQKLKSQLDRVADSEANQARHAESAYAEIQSLRVELMETLTLVEKLRNQLNDSKESEACALEEMSKAQMQLEIAKMTEDTLRLEGLKAMEACKSLSLELEQSKNQVATLEELVSELQTAQGTVDGVNEEAEELKTEVSNLKLEVSQLRTALEVSERRYQEEYIQSTLQIRSAYELVEQSKSESAQREAEWDAKLKVAKAELEELKEKLMNKEAKLQNISDENKELNMQVEKIQSADRESELVAVLKESESTLGDLRASLLDKETELQNIKEENEMLKSEIKKRETEGRKVNDETLAVAEAVKGVERETLMKLGHLTDESSRKAARVTEQLDAAHNANSEMEAELRRLKVQADQWRKAAEAAAAMLSTGNNGKYVERTGSLDYHTIGGKLDSPLSEDTDDDSPKKKNGNMLKKIGVLLKKGQK; from the exons AT GAATATTTCTGTGGAGGTTCCACAAAGGAAATCTCCTGCACCAAAAACAGCTCGAAAGCTCAAAATTCCAGGGTCGGATGCTGATTCATTGTCAGCTCCAAATCCAGCTACCAGTACACCTAAAGATAGGGGTGTCAAAGTTGTTGGCCGCCGTTCTCCACGAAATCCAGTGGTGGAG AAGAAGAATCCAACCAAAGATACTGAACTGGAAACCGAGCTTGCTCAACTCCAAGATGAGCTGAAGAAAGTAAAGGATCAGCTCACTTCATCGGAATCATTAAAGAGGAAGGCTCAAATAGAGGCAGAGGAAGCTAAGAAGCAGCTTGCAGCCATGTCAGAGAAGCTCGAGGAGTCCGAGAAACAACTAGTTGAGCTCTCCGATTCTGAGGATGCTCGAATCCTGGAGCTACGCAAGATCTCACAAGATCGAGATCGAGCATGGCAATCTGAACTCGAGGCTGTCCAGAAGCAGCACGAATATGACTCAGCTGCTCTTGCTTCCGCCATGAATGAAATCCAGAAGCTTAAAAGTCAATTGGACAGAGTGGCTGATTCTGAAGCCAATCAAGCTCGCCACGCTGAATCAGCTTATGCTGAGATTCAAAGCTTAAGGGTAGAACTTATGGAAACCCTTACATTGGTCGAAAAACTGAGAAACCAGCTAAACGATAGCAAAGAATCTGAGGCTTGTGCGCTTGAAGAAATGAGTAAAGCTCAGATGCAGCTAGAAATAGCAAAGATGACCGAGGATACTCTACGTTTGGAAGGTCTAAAAGCAATGGAGGCTTGCAAATCCTTGTCGTTGGAGTTAGAACAGTCAAAGAATCAAGTAGCTACATTGGAGGAACTTGTCAGTGAGCTCCAAACCGCTCAAGGTACCGTAGATGGAGTTAATGAGGAAGCCGAGGAactcaaaactgaggtcagtaaTCTAAAACTTGAGGTAAGCCAACTGAGAACTGCATTGGAGGTTTCGGAAAGAAGATATCAGGAAGAATATATCCAAAGCACTTTGCAGATTAGAAGTGCCTATGAGTTAGTTGAACAATCAAAGTCTGAATCAGCTCAGAGAGAGGCTGAATGGGATGCGAAGTTAAAGGTTGCAAAAGCGGAGTTGGAAGAGTTAAAGGAGAAACTGATGAACAAAGAAGCTAAGCTACAAAACATTTCGGACGAAAATAAGGAGCTAAATATGCAAGTTGAGAAAATACAGTCTGCTGATAGAGAATCTGAATTAGTAGCTGTACTGAAGGAATCAGAGTCAACTTTGGGAGATTTGCGGGCGAGTTTATTGGACAAAGAGACAGAGTTGCAGAATATTAAGGAGGAAAATGAGATGCTGAAGTCAGAAATCAAGAAGAGGGAAACCGAGGGTAGAAAAGTGAATGATGAAACTCTTGCTGTGGCAGAAGCCGTGAAAGGTGTAGAAAGAGAGACTCTGATGAAGTTAGGACATTTGACAGATGAAAGTAGCCGAAAGGCAGCACGTGTTACCGAGCAGTTGGATGCAGCACACAATGCTAACTCCGAGATGGAAGCCGAGTTGAGGAGGTTAAAAGTGCAAGCTGATCAGTGGAGGAAAGCTGCTGAGGCAGCTGCAGCTATGCTTTCAACCGGCAACAACGGGAAATATGTAGAGAGAACAGGTTCTTTAGATTACCATACTATTGGTGGGAAGCTGGATTCTCCATTATCTGAAGATACAGATGATGACTCGCCGAAGAAGAAGAATGGCAACATGTTGAAAAAGATTGGTGTTTTATTGAAAAAAGGCCAGAAGTAG
- the LOC138883860 gene encoding tropomyosin-2-like → MEDLQESKSTLEQQVRALTSELAVVKASSSQAEKEKERLESSFSDQLSKASEENRELKALLSQKEVYAGELVQSLTQAQEDLRVSTDKVRALESSHASLQASYNSILAENEELKNEIADWEKDYEILEEKSGVEVSWAFLNSRRDTLIEASQENFNLESDPIEPVAASQVETASVDAPAQIEPAAIDAPASVPQTSQ, encoded by the exons ATGGAAGATTTACAAGAGAGCAagagtaccttagagcagcaagtgcgggctttaacttcagagttagcggttgtaaaagcttcctcaagccaagcagaaaaagaaaaagaacgtcTCGAATCCTCCTTCTCGGATCAACTATCTAAGGCCAGTGAAGAGAACAGAGAGTTAAAGGCTCTTTTGAGTCAAAAAGaagtttacgctggggagctcgtgcaaagcttaactcaagcacaagaagaccttcgagtctctactgataaggtgcgtgctttagagagctcccatgcctctcttcaagcttcttataaCTCCatcttggctgaaaatgaagagctaaagaatgagattgctgattgggaaaaagattatgagatccttgaagaaaaatctggtgttgaggtaagttgggcatttttgaattcacgTCGTGATACTCTAATTGAAGCTAGCCAAGAAAACTTCAATCTGGAGTcgga cccaatcgagcctgttgctgcaagccaagttgaaaccgcatctgttgatgcacctgcccaaattgagcccgCTGCTATTGATGCTCCTGCTTCagttccacaaacttctcagtga